The Manduca sexta isolate Smith_Timp_Sample1 unplaced genomic scaffold, JHU_Msex_v1.0 HiC_scaffold_76, whole genome shotgun sequence genome includes the window taacttctgaACATAAAAagattaacatctcatgtctcaggatgacgagcgcagtggaatactaaacaatacttgtaattgaaggtgttgatggtgtttctactgtttatgggcggtcgtatcgcttaccatcaagcgaacggcaagctcgtttcgtcattcaaagcaataaaaaaagaatagagGTAGGTAACCCACTCACTCTAACATCAAACGAAAgaaccaaaatatattatgaaacattattttactataaagtTGGGTTAATTGTGTTTTCCttcaaaaaaaacatacacgtCCTTATCAATGCAATCATTAAATTTGTGCAAATCTGACAGAACTGTAATGAATGTGTTACTGATTACCcgactaaataattaaaagaggGTTATGATGTTAGTAATGCATTATAGCGATGCATCGACCTTGTTctagaaatgtaaaaaatatctaccCAATGAAATGTTCCGTAAGGCCCTTTCATCTAAAATGACGATACTGTATGTGATGTACCTTGGCTTGCTCCGCTTATCACACAATAGCCTTTCTagataaatgagctatccaacactaaaagattttttcaattcgaaccagtaattcCTCATATTAGCGAGTTCAAAtatacaaactcttcagctttaaattatagtatagattacataatGGAATCacagtaaaaacaaataaaagtcgTAAAATTCTAGAAATAGGCTAGTGTAACACCTAATGTTGCAGATCGAGCTGATTACTGACTTTATAAATgcgatatattatttactagcttttgcccgcggctccgcccgcgttaaaaagTTTTCCGGCCTAAAgctttccgttataaaaatcacgTTATATATCTTCCCGgggcctatgttcttcccaaggtctcaagctgtctccataccaaatttcattttaatacgttgggtcgtttttgagtttaacacattcAGGCACACAGACtagaaacatattaaaattaaacaaaaaaggtAATTAAGCACAGTAGCGTCCTGAAATCCTACGACGGTTCTTGTTCTGAACACACAGTGAACACACTATACGCGTTCAAAGTTAAAGttcacttgatggtaaacgatacaaCCGCctattaacagtagaaacaccacccacaccttaaattacaaagtattgtttggcattccaatgcgctcgccatcctgagatgtgagatgttaagtctttatgtccagtagttacactagctacaatatccttcaaaccagaacacaacagtgaatacacactgctgctttgcggcagaaatggacattgcggtggtacctacacgtAGATAACTATTGAATAATtctagataaattatttaaaaaaactcacCCACCATATAAAGTAagcaacattattttttcttctcatTATTAACTTATAACCTGGAATTCTATCTAATAAATAGCAATCAGTTAATCGTCTCTTACATGAACCACATAGGTAGTGAAAAATGTGATACATCACTGCCTACTCTCGAAAGGGGAAACTTTTCCTAAGCTAGAATGTAACCCGGGACCTTTTCAACACTCACTTCCCCTAGCAAGCAATCAGAtatagcaaataaattaaattaaaaacctattCGAGGTACTTCCCTTATCACAAAATCTGGATAAGATacgaataaaaacattgaatgatttaaaagataaagcaaaaacaatatataatgcGGCACCGTATTACTTAAACATAATACTTGAAAATGAAGTGGATAGTGCTTCTGCCTTTGCTCCTCGCCTTGACTTTCGCCGAAGAGGCTGAAGATAACGAGTTAAAAATTGCCGAAGAATGTGACAGGGAAGCGTGCAAGTTACCGGAATGCAGGTGTTCATCCTCTGATATACCCGGGGGACTGAAGCCAAGGAACACGCCGCAGGTATGTTGAAATCAAACGTGTTAATAGGACTAAGGGCAAGAGTGAACGATAGCGTGTCCAAAGCCAGCATATGTGTCAATTAGCGTGAGATATTTGTTGTCCTCAATATTTTCTGGAAGCCACTCTTACTATTCCATGAAGTCACTTTGcccatctatacatattataaaataaagtccccgtTTCTATcagtctgtatgtgatcgattttctcaaaatccactcatcggatttttgtacggtttttactaaaagatagtgcttCTTTTGAGGGAGGTTTAGGTTAaaagtacattacggttttatataaattgactgaaatataacgattactgttgaagaggttgCGTGGTTGTAAATAATGTCGTgagtcgggatttacgcgggtaAAACTTTGTAACATACTAATTTCCACACAGGTGAATCCGCGGGCACAGCtactaaaaaaaatgaaataataattaccttCGTCCAAGAATAACAATCATAAATTATTCTGGGATTTAATGTGGAAATAGATACTTTCAAATACCCTTGAATGTTAATTGTCGCTTGGAAGGCCAACGCTATACACTTTCCGCATAACATCTTAGGAAGTTAGGAgaggctgaaaaccagcgctgctcgGAACTACTGTCCCGGTCAGCACAAGCTGAGCCGCttccttttgtctttattatagtataaatataagaatatgtatgttatcatttgtgtaataagacaataaactgatttattattattattattatactgaaTCGTAACAATTCGTAAATACACGCGGTAGCTTTCTCCACAAAATCGGTCACGAGCAAGATTTTACCTTTTAATTTTTGGCAAAGCGACTCAACTGGCCCTGATGGTACTGACTGACTGATAAGAGATgcttacccctcgacagtcgacacaactatgccggcgttgggaccggatatatacaggctaatcccgaaacgcgacacacatacatGAGccatagcgggttttaacaccttgtgtacggtggtcgctatccagtcggataacatatcctaccacgagCTATTTTTACGACGATTTGCATTTAATTAGTAGttgtgatataatattatctatttaattatcCATATTATATGAactgtaaataacatttttatatttaaggttatagcttaaggtccatttttcatacattttgtttcacctttaatctgggtaactaaacaagtattggcaagtaaagaatttaaattcacgtctagttagtatTACTAGTTagactaaacaagtattgacaagtaaagaatttaaataatagtgaaatttaaattctttacttgtcaatacttgtttagttaccaagattaaaggtgaaacaaaatgtatgaaaatggaccttaagctataacttTAAGTCTCTTTTCTTAGTAATCTTGATAATGTCGTTAATAATTGCTGCtgcttttataaaatcaaatgataAATCAATAATCTTATCTTAATTACCGGCAAAAACATATTCAATAACAATTTCGTAGATTAGATCAAGTTTCTTAAGCtcgataattttgattatagcTTTGATTTTGCTCGTGTAAATGTTAGActtatgcaatattttaattgtagatgaaatatatttcaaataaactttgCATACAGGactattttgacattgcgtaacTAACTGAAACCACATACGTCTTGAAAATAGCACTTAATAATAAACTACCatttggtcgcggcttcgctcCCGTGAAAAAGTTTTAAGGTAGACAAGTCCCGCCATATATTTTATCggcttaaaaagtagcctatatccttgcAAAGGTTTCAAATTATTTccctaccaaatttcataaaaatctgttgggtagtttttattttgtcatgttcagatagacagacagatgcggcggggtattttataattatatatatttagaactTACTACGAGATCAATTCCATCATTAATacttgttgcgtaactttaaaaGTGGCAGCGCATTCAACGGAAGCTCtaacaataatgttttttcAACGTTATCAAATACTAGAAGAATTTTATAATTCGAACCATTTGTATTGACATAAGCGCATTCAAACatatatagtatagatagagATTACTctaactatatatttaaaataaaaaagtgatttcgtacaaaataaatcaataaaaagtaattttaattttatacgccCTGGTACCACTACCCTTGTAAAATTCCTCGTAGCGGCAACATTACactttcaaagaaaaataaattcatacatGCTATATTTGccttaaactacaaaatgttaaaaaaataaaagtgaaattgggattttttgtgaaaatattagttattcatggatacattttaaaacagtatTCGCAGAGTAAAGAGgaatatgtgattttatttattaacgcaatatcacgatgaccctgtatatgaaaACTATTCACAAAGTATGCTGTGCGAACTTAATTCCAAAGAACTTCTCAACCTGCCTCCCCAGCatgttcaataataataataatatcagccctgtattatatacttgcccactgctgagcacgggcctcctctactactgacagggattaggccttagtccaccacgctggcccagtgcgggttggtagacttcacacaccttcgaaattcctatagagaagttctcagatgtgcaggtttccttacgatgttttccttcgccgttaaagcgaacgataaattcacaaagaatacatacatgattttagaaaagtcagaggtgtgtgcccttgggatttatacctgtggacattcgtcttggcagaccgttccacacccaactaggctatcgccgcttttgtgcGGGCTTGACTAAAAAGAACTTCTCAACCTGCCACCCCAGCAGGCTCGTCAAGTAAATTCTTTAATACATTGTTCCTTATATCACAGTTGAATTAGCTACATTATTCAGGTCCTGTTTAACTCAATGTTTCCCTTTCAGTTTGTGACCGTCACCTTCGACGATGCTGTCAACGTTTTGAACATCGAAACGTACAGGGCCATCCTTTACAACCGCAGAAACTCCAACGGTTGTAATGCAGGAGCCACATTCTACGTCAACCATGAGTACACCAACTACCAGTTGGTCAATGAACTGTATAACAGAGGGTACGAGATAGCCCTGCACTCCATTACGCACAGAACTCCTAACTCCTTCTGGGCAACGGCTACCTATGAAGACTTGGTTAAGGAGTTTGTTGATCAGCGTCGCCAGATGTCTCATTTTGCTAATATCCCCATGAATGCCATTCAAGGTAGGTTCACAAGTTGTTCTTTGCTAGATAGTGGTAGCGTGTATCAAGATGAGTTGCCTTCAATTCAAGTGTTGCAGACCTGAGTCTGCAACACttgaattttatcaataaaacccataaaaacattacattatttctACTAATCAAAAGGGGCAAGCTTCATACTGATTCTAAGTCTAAAATTATTACGATCATGCATCATTAACTGTGAATCACTTTTATTCAAGGTATACGCAAGCCTTTCCTGCAGCTGAGTGGAAACACAAGCTTCCTGATGATGGCTAACCATGGACTCAAATACGATTGCTCCTGGCCCAGTAATGTCCACACCGACCACGCCCTCTGGCCGTACACCCTTGATCACGCTTCGACTCAGGACTGTCCCATCGGCCCGTGCCCCACTGCGTCGATCCCTGGACCCTGGGTGATGCCTATGATCTCCTGGAGGGACCTTAACAACTTCCCATGCTCAATGGTTGATACTTGCGTGTtcttgtaagtatatttttggaTACTGACTTCAACAGTAGCactgaacatttttaatttcaaacatttCTCTGACActttaaatgatatttgttattataacacTGGGTACTTAATATCCTTTAAAAACAACGTATCATTGTCTATGTCCAATCGGAACATACTTATAACAGTTATAATTACAAATCACACAGATTTTGGCATACGAGAATTTGTAAgacaaactataaaactatgaTTCCTTCTATGTGCAATATTCTTGGCCATGCGAGCTAACTAAAGTTCctcagttttatttttggtttgcAAC containing:
- the LOC115447398 gene encoding chitin deacetylase 8, whose amino-acid sequence is MKWIVLLPLLLALTFAEEAEDNELKIAEECDREACKLPECRCSSSDIPGGLKPRNTPQFVTVTFDDAVNVLNIETYRAILYNRRNSNGCNAGATFYVNHEYTNYQLVNELYNRGYEIALHSITHRTPNSFWATATYEDLVKEFVDQRRQMSHFANIPMNAIQGIRKPFLQLSGNTSFLMMANHGLKYDCSWPSNVHTDHALWPYTLDHASTQDCPIGPCPTASIPGPWVMPMISWRDLNNFPCSMVDTCVFFPDREDEDEWFKFIMSNFERHYFGNRAPFGFFVHEWYIREYSGVRKAFIRFMDVINNIPDVFMVNSNEVIEWVKNPIPVNEYREKRCPSHTPSVCRHASCGPLRGEHNNLDYWMQICTSCPRNYPWFGNPLGQ